Proteins encoded within one genomic window of Spirochaeta isovalerica:
- a CDS encoding LPP20 family lipoprotein produces MKHFLYLSFFIAVIFSASPQNAPAWVDSFPYSPEFYTGIGSSNLGNRSDDYQRALAQARMNLAAEISTSISAETIIETEDRGNGNTRSAFYEKLNQSVEQNLKEWEIVDTWYSEKQGFWVYVRLNKNRWMQIQEEETSQLLQRIQQILKDDYFTPARTTADKFNLLATAAQVLVTSPYGMVLSGSIGGVYTGNINDFILSEIYRLGTSIEIDGKSQERETTLNKGAELIISCRSGENYPGKLPLKIENSLTGFLYSQTDINGTARIALGSDMLQTGANSIKIIIDFDRFGFPMENMYSKAFFRDETIREITVLSSRIFLSVESNKETTISTENSIRAIFSGENRIFEIADDRNSSDFSLIFTLTYSEFPQVLENAPLMAGLRGHISLRKDSTVLYEYETELFKDGGLTYSQANERVFRKMISRLSAEAPFIREIERVISE; encoded by the coding sequence ATGAAACATTTTCTCTATCTGTCATTTTTCATTGCTGTTATCTTCTCTGCAAGTCCTCAGAACGCTCCGGCCTGGGTCGACAGTTTCCCCTATTCCCCGGAATTCTACACGGGAATCGGATCGTCCAACCTCGGAAACCGTTCCGATGATTACCAACGGGCTCTGGCTCAGGCAAGAATGAATCTCGCAGCGGAGATATCGACAAGCATTTCCGCTGAAACAATAATTGAAACAGAAGACAGAGGCAATGGAAATACCCGAAGCGCTTTTTATGAGAAACTGAATCAATCGGTTGAACAGAATCTGAAAGAATGGGAGATCGTCGATACATGGTATTCGGAAAAACAGGGATTCTGGGTTTATGTGAGGCTGAATAAAAACCGTTGGATGCAGATACAGGAAGAAGAAACTTCCCAGCTGCTTCAGAGGATCCAGCAGATTCTCAAGGATGATTATTTTACACCTGCCCGGACAACAGCCGATAAATTCAATCTGTTGGCAACCGCAGCACAGGTGCTTGTAACGTCTCCTTATGGAATGGTACTTTCCGGATCAATCGGAGGAGTCTATACCGGCAATATAAATGATTTCATACTCTCTGAGATTTACCGTCTGGGAACATCAATCGAAATAGACGGTAAATCACAGGAGAGAGAAACGACTTTGAATAAGGGAGCGGAACTAATCATTTCCTGCCGGTCAGGAGAAAATTATCCAGGGAAGCTGCCTTTAAAAATAGAAAATTCCCTAACAGGATTTCTGTACAGCCAAACCGATATAAACGGCACGGCCCGCATAGCGCTTGGCAGCGATATGCTTCAGACCGGAGCCAACAGTATAAAAATCATCATTGATTTCGACAGGTTTGGTTTTCCCATGGAAAATATGTACAGCAAAGCTTTTTTCCGGGATGAAACAATCCGGGAAATCACTGTGCTCTCTTCCCGGATATTCCTCTCTGTCGAATCGAACAAGGAAACAACGATTTCTACAGAAAACAGTATAAGAGCCATATTCAGCGGCGAGAACCGTATTTTTGAGATCGCAGACGATCGCAACAGTTCTGACTTTTCACTGATTTTCACTCTGACCTATTCCGAATTTCCTCAGGTTCTTGAAAACGCACCGCTTATGGCGGGTTTACGAGGACACATCAGCTTGAGAAAGGATAGCACCGTACTCTATGAATACGAAACAGAACTGTTTAAAGACGGCGGACTGACTTACAGTCAGGCAAATGAACGTGTATTCCGTAAAATGATTTCCCGATTGTCTGCCGAAGCACCTTTTATCAGAGAAATAGAAAGAGTCATTTCCGAGTAA
- a CDS encoding ankyrin repeat domain-containing protein → MQIIYEILGEIEKGASLDDIRKLIEYGKIKNHTSEDGKTILMSACRWGRLDLVGFLLEDDEIFIDQKDHFGRTALMFAAGHCHEEIVRFLIGKGANINLESKRGWTVLKKAVSGGSLSIVRYLVEECKMDIGKKSNRGADPVFYAAESNHLEILKYFVEERKASVNQIDRHGCTVLMSAARSGADQVVSYLINEAGADRDILCLRGMNTVMHAIEGNQLSTVSLLLDELGYNKDYSDGDGWNYLIFASIHGHLDMVKYLVEECGISVNSMSFSGSTPVMYACLEGHLDVIKYLVEEKKADLSIVNKDKQTIMDIAEENQNTHVIDYFKSFSL, encoded by the coding sequence TTGCAGATTATATATGAAATCCTCGGTGAAATTGAAAAGGGTGCGTCGCTGGACGATATCCGGAAACTTATCGAATATGGAAAAATAAAAAATCATACAAGTGAAGACGGAAAAACCATTCTCATGTCTGCCTGCCGATGGGGCCGGTTGGATCTTGTCGGATTTCTTCTTGAAGATGATGAAATCTTTATCGATCAGAAAGACCATTTCGGCAGGACTGCCCTGATGTTTGCCGCCGGCCATTGCCACGAAGAGATAGTCCGCTTTCTTATCGGTAAAGGGGCTAATATAAATCTTGAAAGCAAAAGGGGCTGGACTGTCCTGAAAAAAGCTGTCTCCGGCGGATCTCTGTCTATCGTCAGATATCTGGTTGAAGAATGCAAAATGGATATCGGCAAGAAAAGCAACCGGGGGGCCGACCCGGTGTTCTATGCTGCAGAAAGCAATCATCTGGAAATCTTGAAATATTTCGTAGAGGAAAGAAAGGCTTCTGTAAATCAGATCGACCGTCACGGTTGCACCGTTCTCATGAGCGCCGCCCGCAGCGGCGCTGATCAGGTTGTAAGCTATCTTATTAACGAAGCTGGTGCCGATAGGGACATTCTTTGTCTCCGGGGGATGAACACCGTTATGCATGCCATTGAAGGCAATCAGCTTTCCACGGTCAGCCTTCTCCTTGATGAGCTGGGTTATAATAAAGATTATTCAGATGGTGACGGATGGAACTATCTCATTTTCGCTTCCATTCACGGGCATCTTGATATGGTAAAATATCTGGTTGAAGAGTGTGGGATTTCTGTCAATTCCATGAGCTTCAGCGGCAGTACCCCGGTCATGTACGCCTGTCTCGAGGGCCATCTCGATGTCATTAAATATCTGGTTGAAGAAAAAAAGGCCGATCTTTCCATCGTTAATAAGGATAAGCAGACGATTATGGATATAGCGGAAGAGAACCAGAACACTCATGTTATCGACTATTTCAAGAGTTTTTCTCTTTAG
- a CDS encoding MutS-related protein: MTDRIFDFAGIDFFLEHFRPRTPEGKKYKSEKKIYSDPGDLNRIYNRVEMVRSYLEGASEQFDKIRFHLDRIPAISNRFVKGELRSELQCIKKLLHNYRAVSLLLDERLKNEFSFNYISDPILKLLGYEVDQQESFYIKDSYSDELKQIRRHLRETEKEISRIKQERIEEIRQTFSLDFRFNDFLVVPEGAIPEGSEIMLYIEPYDNSSVVVKPQLGKKYHDTRNGASQYYKREKELEEEILISLAETIEHERQSLILCVKSLTEMDLTLARADAAIKFRCIKPEISHNGFILASNLRFLPVEENCLNERVPYTPLSAEFDAPHIVISGSNMGGKTVVLKTLLFAQILSQMGFFVPATRFKTILFRSFNLIGDKLGTGVNGLSSFGEEIMSLIEGAAEGRTLYIIDEFARTTNSAEALALNSALLKSFSGRKETWSFSSTHQENLPELENISYWTMRGLDYLKYGEYFHSNFKGDLSERIRLINKYMDYRIEPRAAGAVNSRDALKIADILGLDSQLIGYAEKYMEKQEKQNG; encoded by the coding sequence GGAAAAGAAGATTTATTCAGATCCCGGAGATCTTAATAGAATCTACAATCGTGTTGAGATGGTTCGCTCTTATCTTGAGGGGGCAAGTGAACAGTTTGACAAAATACGGTTTCACCTGGATAGAATCCCGGCAATCAGCAACAGGTTTGTTAAGGGTGAATTGAGATCGGAACTCCAGTGCATAAAAAAACTCCTTCACAACTACAGAGCTGTTTCATTACTGCTTGATGAAAGGCTGAAAAATGAATTCAGTTTCAATTATATAAGCGACCCGATTCTCAAGCTGTTGGGATATGAGGTGGATCAACAGGAAAGTTTTTATATAAAAGACAGCTATTCTGATGAATTAAAGCAGATACGACGTCATTTGAGGGAAACCGAAAAAGAGATTTCCCGAATAAAGCAAGAGAGAATTGAAGAAATACGACAGACCTTTTCTCTTGATTTCCGATTTAATGATTTTCTTGTCGTTCCGGAAGGAGCCATTCCTGAAGGTTCGGAAATTATGCTCTATATCGAACCCTATGATAATTCTTCGGTAGTCGTAAAGCCGCAGCTCGGCAAAAAATATCATGATACCCGAAATGGAGCTTCTCAATACTACAAACGGGAAAAGGAGCTGGAAGAGGAAATCCTCATTTCCCTTGCAGAAACAATCGAACATGAAAGACAGTCATTGATCCTTTGTGTGAAATCATTAACCGAAATGGATCTGACTTTGGCTCGGGCTGATGCAGCTATAAAGTTCCGATGTATAAAACCTGAAATTTCTCATAATGGCTTTATTCTGGCTTCGAATTTGAGATTCCTTCCAGTGGAGGAAAACTGCCTGAATGAAAGAGTCCCTTACACCCCCCTGTCCGCTGAGTTCGATGCTCCCCATATCGTAATCAGCGGTTCGAATATGGGGGGTAAAACTGTCGTGCTGAAGACGCTTCTCTTTGCTCAGATCCTGTCTCAGATGGGGTTTTTCGTTCCCGCGACCCGCTTCAAGACAATTCTGTTCCGATCATTCAATCTCATCGGCGACAAACTCGGCACCGGAGTAAATGGCTTAAGCAGTTTCGGAGAGGAAATTATGAGTCTTATCGAAGGAGCGGCCGAAGGCAGGACACTATATATAATAGACGAGTTTGCCAGAACGACCAACTCAGCGGAAGCCCTTGCTCTTAACAGCGCTTTGCTGAAATCATTTTCGGGAAGAAAAGAAACATGGTCTTTTTCATCAACCCATCAGGAGAACCTGCCCGAACTGGAAAACATCTCCTACTGGACGATGAGAGGGCTTGATTATCTAAAATATGGTGAATACTTTCACAGTAACTTCAAAGGGGATCTTTCGGAAAGAATCAGACTTATAAACAAATACATGGACTACCGCATAGAGCCGAGAGCGGCGGGAGCTGTCAACTCACGGGATGCTTTGAAAATCGCCGATATTCTCGGGCTCGATTCTCAATTGATAGGTTATGCGGAAAAATATATGGAAAAACAGGAGAAACAGAATGGATAA
- the ribB gene encoding 3,4-dihydroxy-2-butanone-4-phosphate synthase, with translation MNVKKRIESALEHYRSGGMIIVTDDFERENEGDLMVSAQCITVDQISFMAKYGRGLICLPIEKSTAERLNLPLMSRSNSSQYSTAFTISVDAAEGTTTGISAFDRLLTIQTIINCQSEEADLLRPGHLFPLIAAEGGLKERKGHTEAAVEISRYVGHHPSGVICEIMSDDGTMTRGKDLEAFARTHNLPLISIEEMEEFFYSKEEEPVFLPTDKGTFELYCFSSGLSEHMPHIALVHKQADLSGPITVRLHSECLTGDIFGSQRCDCGNQLKKALEILNEKRGILLYMRQEGRGIGLVNKMKAYRLQEAGCDTVDANIKLGFSPDERNYEDAAHILKKLGIKEVELLTNNPLKVEGLIQSGIKVNRRIPLESTATPYSRYYLETKKERMKHILEIREAI, from the coding sequence ATGAATGTGAAAAAGAGGATTGAAAGCGCGTTGGAACATTACCGTTCCGGCGGGATGATCATCGTAACAGATGATTTTGAAAGAGAGAACGAAGGAGATCTGATGGTATCAGCGCAATGCATTACCGTAGATCAGATTTCTTTCATGGCGAAGTACGGAAGAGGATTGATCTGTCTTCCCATAGAGAAATCGACCGCGGAAAGACTGAATCTTCCACTCATGAGCCGTTCGAACAGCAGTCAGTATTCAACTGCCTTTACGATTTCAGTCGATGCTGCGGAGGGAACGACAACGGGGATTTCAGCTTTTGACAGACTTTTGACAATCCAGACTATTATTAACTGTCAAAGCGAGGAGGCTGACCTGCTCCGTCCCGGACACCTTTTTCCGCTGATAGCAGCGGAGGGAGGACTTAAAGAAAGAAAGGGTCATACGGAAGCCGCTGTGGAAATAAGCCGGTACGTCGGTCACCATCCTTCGGGAGTTATCTGCGAAATCATGAGCGATGACGGTACGATGACCAGAGGAAAAGACCTGGAGGCTTTCGCCCGCACACACAATCTGCCGCTTATTTCGATAGAAGAGATGGAAGAGTTTTTTTACAGTAAAGAAGAAGAGCCTGTCTTTCTACCGACCGATAAGGGTACTTTTGAACTTTACTGCTTCTCTTCCGGTCTATCCGAACATATGCCGCATATTGCTCTTGTCCATAAACAGGCCGATTTGTCCGGTCCTATAACAGTCAGACTTCACAGCGAATGTCTTACCGGCGATATCTTCGGATCCCAGAGGTGTGACTGCGGAAATCAGCTTAAGAAAGCTCTGGAAATACTCAACGAGAAAAGAGGCATCCTGCTCTACATGAGGCAGGAAGGCCGAGGAATCGGTCTCGTCAATAAAATGAAAGCCTACAGGCTGCAGGAAGCTGGTTGCGACACGGTGGATGCCAATATCAAGCTCGGTTTTTCACCTGATGAAAGGAATTACGAAGATGCGGCTCATATTCTGAAAAAACTGGGAATCAAAGAAGTGGAACTGCTGACGAACAATCCTTTGAAAGTCGAAGGATTGATTCAATCGGGTATCAAAGTGAACAGAAGGATTCCTCTGGAAAGCACAGCGACACCTTACAGCAGATATTACCTGGAAACAAAGAAAGAAAGAATGAAGCATATTCTGGAAATTAGGGAGGCTATTTAA
- a CDS encoding MFS transporter, whose translation MEANIKKEYLFISFYNLDLTRGIWMIYLAMRGFSLIELGMLESSFHITSFLMEIPTGAVADLWSRKASRILGRVFYLSSLFILFLATGFAFQLLGFVLCAIGYNLESGAGEALLYDSLDMKTRESRYMKILGIKEFIIQASSILALLVGGFLATRGYDLVFALSITVVILSLLTAFSFREPIVHQEIKSIEGLHWIKKLKKQTLESLKVVKSRRQIAFYLIFSELIFSFTVSLFFYLQNYWKNIGFSEFHIGAVFAGASLLSGLTSLFAQKIEQKMGGERKLILILPLFLLMSLWGIALSPWKFPFYLVIGFMEGLLLVAISHYINRLIPQEYRATVLSFQSMIFSFFMIALFPLIGWLGETFSLNTAFLIMAITGSLISVFYYSFRIMTKEKNS comes from the coding sequence ATGGAAGCTAATATAAAAAAGGAATATCTGTTCATCTCTTTCTACAATCTGGATTTAACAAGAGGAATCTGGATGATCTATCTGGCCATGAGAGGATTTTCTCTCATAGAGCTGGGCATGCTCGAGAGTTCGTTTCACATCACATCCTTTCTCATGGAAATCCCGACTGGTGCCGTAGCCGATCTCTGGAGCCGCAAAGCGTCACGGATTCTCGGCCGTGTTTTTTACCTGTCCAGTCTTTTCATACTCTTTCTGGCTACAGGATTTGCTTTCCAGCTATTGGGCTTCGTTCTCTGCGCCATCGGCTACAATCTTGAATCCGGAGCCGGAGAGGCGCTTCTCTACGACTCTCTCGATATGAAGACACGGGAATCCCGGTACATGAAAATCCTCGGTATCAAGGAATTCATCATACAGGCTTCGAGTATTTTAGCTCTTCTGGTCGGAGGGTTTCTTGCAACAAGGGGATATGATCTGGTTTTCGCTCTCTCTATCACTGTCGTCATTCTGTCTCTCTTAACGGCATTCAGCTTCAGGGAACCGATAGTCCATCAGGAAATCAAAAGTATAGAAGGCCTTCATTGGATCAAGAAGTTAAAAAAGCAAACCCTGGAAAGCTTGAAAGTCGTAAAGTCGCGGAGACAAATTGCTTTTTATTTAATCTTTTCCGAATTGATTTTCTCATTTACAGTGAGCTTATTCTTTTATCTTCAGAATTACTGGAAAAACATCGGGTTTTCTGAGTTTCATATAGGCGCTGTTTTTGCCGGAGCTTCCCTTCTGTCGGGACTAACCAGCCTTTTTGCACAAAAGATAGAACAAAAGATGGGCGGAGAAAGAAAATTGATTCTCATTCTTCCCCTTTTTCTCCTTATGTCCCTCTGGGGTATAGCTCTCAGCCCCTGGAAGTTTCCTTTCTACCTGGTCATAGGTTTTATGGAAGGTCTGCTGCTGGTGGCTATCAGTCATTACATAAACAGACTGATTCCACAGGAATACAGAGCGACAGTGTTATCCTTCCAGAGCATGATCTTCAGCTTTTTCATGATTGCTCTTTTTCCCCTGATAGGCTGGCTGGGTGAAACCTTCAGTTTGAACACGGCTTTTCTGATTATGGCTATAACAGGTTCGTTAATCAGTGTGTTTTATTATAGCTTCAGGATTATGACTAAAGAGAAAAACTCTTGA
- a CDS encoding riboflavin synthase, whose protein sequence is MFTGLIEETGTVLTLSRVSMGLKASYQAHMVLENTKIGDSISVNGICQTVTDMGGSFFVTDISAETLRKTNAGSMKTGEIVNLERAMALGERLGGHLVQGHVNGTAEIRNIRKEGEMYRLTLDVPSVLMKYMIDEGSIAVDGISLTIASAERKTNRIQLQIIPHTYEKTTLAIRKNRDRVNIETDMLGRYVENLMSYQMKTDISTNQLTQWGYGQ, encoded by the coding sequence ATGTTTACAGGATTGATAGAGGAAACAGGTACTGTGCTCACACTGTCCAGGGTCAGCATGGGATTGAAAGCATCTTATCAGGCCCATATGGTTCTTGAGAACACAAAGATAGGCGATTCCATCAGTGTTAACGGGATCTGCCAGACAGTTACGGACATGGGAGGCTCATTTTTTGTAACAGATATTTCCGCAGAAACTCTCAGAAAGACAAATGCCGGATCCATGAAAACAGGAGAGATCGTCAACCTGGAAAGGGCTATGGCTCTTGGTGAACGTCTTGGCGGCCATCTTGTTCAGGGGCATGTCAATGGAACAGCGGAAATAAGAAACATAAGGAAGGAGGGAGAAATGTATCGATTGACTCTAGACGTCCCCTCAGTATTGATGAAGTACATGATTGACGAAGGTTCGATTGCTGTGGATGGAATCAGCCTGACAATAGCCAGCGCAGAGAGAAAAACCAATAGGATTCAACTGCAGATTATTCCTCATACTTATGAAAAAACAACTCTGGCCATCCGTAAAAACAGGGACCGCGTCAATATTGAAACGGATATGCTTGGACGATATGTGGAGAATTTGATGAGTTATCAAATGAAAACAGATATTTCTACAAATCAACTGACACAATGGGGATATGGACAATGA
- the ribH gene encoding 6,7-dimethyl-8-ribityllumazine synthase yields MEISGHLTGSGRKFAIVVSRFNDLITGKLQEGAMDCLLRHGAKEKDIDLVKVPGALEIPLAADKLAASGKYDAVIALGAVIRGATAHFDIVASESAKGLATISLGRGVPVINGIMTTENIEQALERAGTKAGNKGWDAAMSAIEMADLTGKL; encoded by the coding sequence ATGGAAATCTCAGGACATCTAACAGGCAGTGGCAGGAAATTCGCCATCGTCGTATCCCGTTTTAATGATTTGATAACAGGAAAATTACAGGAGGGAGCAATGGACTGTCTCTTGCGGCATGGCGCGAAAGAAAAGGACATTGATCTCGTGAAAGTACCGGGCGCCCTTGAAATTCCTCTGGCCGCCGATAAGCTGGCCGCTTCGGGAAAATACGACGCAGTTATCGCTCTGGGAGCAGTTATCCGTGGAGCGACCGCCCATTTCGATATTGTGGCATCAGAATCGGCCAAAGGGCTGGCCACAATTTCACTGGGCAGAGGAGTTCCCGTAATAAACGGCATCATGACAACGGAGAACATCGAGCAGGCGCTGGAGAGAGCCGGAACCAAAGCGGGCAATAAAGGCTGGGACGCTGCTATGTCAGCTATTGAAATGGCGGATCTTACAGGGAAGCTTTAA
- a CDS encoding OAM dimerization domain-containing protein — translation MMIKAYGDTINDGAVQLSFTLPVPSGPKADEAARIYAGKLGFEECEVVHSNPLAEDFTFFVVYGKSPVSVDFSKVVVEEVETSMDFYEVNDFIRDRLGRKIVVVGACTGSDAHTVGIDAIMNMKGYDQHYGLERYPEIEAYNLGAQIPNEELIAFAKKVHADAILVSQIVTQKEVHIHNMTNFVELMEAEGLREKTVICAGGPRIGNKLALEIGFDAGFGRGSYPEHVASFIVEKLAEKEHRG, via the coding sequence ATGATGATTAAAGCATATGGAGATACTATCAACGACGGAGCAGTTCAGCTTTCTTTTACTCTTCCTGTTCCATCGGGACCAAAAGCCGATGAAGCGGCCAGAATCTATGCGGGGAAATTGGGTTTTGAAGAGTGCGAAGTCGTGCACTCCAATCCCCTTGCGGAAGATTTCACTTTCTTTGTGGTTTACGGCAAAAGTCCCGTATCGGTTGATTTTTCCAAAGTTGTCGTTGAGGAAGTCGAAACCTCCATGGACTTCTATGAAGTGAATGATTTTATCAGGGACAGACTGGGGCGGAAAATCGTTGTTGTCGGAGCCTGTACCGGATCGGATGCCCATACCGTCGGAATCGATGCCATCATGAATATGAAAGGTTACGATCAGCATTACGGTCTGGAGAGGTATCCGGAAATTGAAGCATACAATCTCGGTGCCCAGATTCCCAATGAAGAACTTATCGCTTTTGCAAAAAAAGTCCATGCCGACGCCATTCTGGTCTCCCAGATTGTAACCCAGAAAGAAGTTCATATACATAATATGACAAACTTCGTTGAGTTGATGGAAGCGGAAGGTCTTCGTGAGAAAACCGTTATCTGCGCAGGCGGTCCGAGAATCGGAAATAAGCTGGCTCTGGAAATAGGTTTTGATGCGGGTTTCGGACGAGGTTCCTACCCCGAGCATGTCGCATCCTTCATCGTGGAAAAGCTGGCAGAAAAGGAACATCGGGGCTGA
- a CDS encoding lysine 5,6-aminomutase subunit alpha: protein MDNKLGLSQEQINRCRSLAAEIVEPVQNYILKHTTDSVERATLRLLGADLVDQEDVPVPNIIINQLKDKMEAGAAAYYINAILKMGCSPEELNKQIAEGLNIGELDLVDRNHIIEKGRELVEKFAAKVKGHRDFRKKKIEASAELQPSPLLYVIVATGNIYEDIKQAQAAAEQGADIIAVIRTTAQSLLDYVPYGPTTEGFGGTYATQENFRIMRKALDETGEKVGRYIRLVNYASGLCMPEIAAMGALERLDMMLNDSMYGILFRDINMYRTFVDQHFSRMINTFADIVINTGEDNYLTTSDAYEKAYTVTASQLINESFAKKSGMPERLMGLGHAFEMNPSIKNGFLFEMAQAQMAREIFPDAPLKYMPPTKYMTGDIFKGYAMNTLFNFIAKATGQGILLLGMLTEAIHTPFMQDRFLAIANARYVMNNMGDLMTDLEFKKDGIMQSRAKSVLNQTEEFLGEIREQGLFDSIEKKMFADISRPKTGGKGLDGVYAKSGDYWNPIEEYLNRELNIAGGAEK, encoded by the coding sequence ATGGATAATAAACTGGGATTATCGCAGGAACAGATCAACCGATGCCGTTCTCTGGCCGCCGAGATCGTTGAACCGGTTCAGAATTATATACTCAAACACACGACGGACTCTGTTGAAAGGGCGACTTTACGCCTTCTGGGCGCGGACCTTGTGGACCAGGAGGATGTGCCCGTCCCCAATATCATTATAAATCAACTAAAGGACAAAATGGAGGCCGGAGCGGCCGCTTATTATATTAACGCCATTCTCAAAATGGGCTGTTCCCCGGAAGAGCTGAACAAGCAAATCGCCGAAGGTCTGAATATCGGAGAGCTGGATCTCGTCGACCGGAATCACATCATAGAGAAAGGCCGGGAACTGGTTGAAAAGTTTGCAGCGAAAGTAAAAGGACACAGAGATTTCAGAAAAAAGAAAATAGAAGCATCAGCGGAACTTCAGCCATCTCCGCTTCTCTATGTCATAGTCGCCACGGGGAACATCTATGAGGATATCAAACAGGCCCAAGCCGCCGCCGAGCAGGGAGCCGATATCATTGCGGTTATAAGAACAACGGCCCAGAGTCTTCTGGATTATGTTCCATACGGTCCTACGACGGAAGGCTTCGGAGGGACCTATGCCACACAGGAGAACTTTCGCATTATGCGTAAAGCCCTCGATGAAACCGGAGAGAAGGTCGGCCGCTACATAAGGCTTGTAAATTACGCATCAGGGCTCTGTATGCCGGAGATTGCCGCAATGGGCGCTCTTGAACGTCTGGATATGATGCTGAACGATTCCATGTACGGAATTTTGTTCCGGGATATCAATATGTACCGTACATTCGTGGATCAGCACTTTTCCCGAATGATCAACACTTTTGCGGATATTGTTATCAACACGGGAGAGGACAACTATCTGACCACTTCTGATGCTTATGAAAAAGCCTACACAGTAACGGCCTCTCAGCTTATCAATGAAAGCTTTGCCAAAAAATCAGGCATGCCCGAAAGACTTATGGGACTGGGACACGCTTTTGAGATGAACCCTTCAATCAAGAACGGCTTTTTATTCGAAATGGCTCAGGCTCAGATGGCCAGAGAAATTTTCCCCGATGCGCCATTGAAATATATGCCCCCCACTAAATACATGACGGGAGACATATTCAAAGGCTATGCCATGAACACCCTTTTCAATTTTATCGCCAAAGCTACGGGGCAGGGGATTCTCCTGCTGGGAATGCTGACGGAAGCTATCCATACCCCATTCATGCAGGACCGCTTTCTGGCCATAGCCAACGCCCGGTACGTAATGAATAATATGGGTGATCTTATGACGGACCTTGAGTTTAAGAAAGACGGAATCATGCAGAGCCGGGCAAAATCGGTTCTCAATCAGACTGAAGAATTCCTCGGTGAAATTCGCGAACAGGGACTTTTCGACTCGATCGAGAAAAAAATGTTTGCCGATATCAGCCGTCCGAAAACGGGAGGCAAAGGGCTGGATGGAGTTTACGCCAAAAGCGGAGACTATTGGAATCCCATTGAAGAATATCTCAACCGTGAACTGAATATAGCAGGAGGGGCTGAAAAATGA